AGTAATTTAGGCAGATTTGTAACAAATTAACCATTACATTTTAGCCTAAAATTTTGCTAACAAAAACAAGCCTCTTTAACTACCGCTCGATGCTGGGGAAGGTGCAAAACGCAGGCGGAAACATCTTATAGTGAATTTGCAGGAAAATTATCAGATTTATTTCCCGCAAAAAGAACGGTTTTAGTGAAAAATTTCCCCTATTAACTCTTAAGAGAACTCCACAAAAAGAAATGCCCAATGTCATTCTGTTCGCGCAGCGTGCCAGAGGCATTACGAAACGAAGTGTAGTAATCAGTCGCTATACTGAAAAAATAACCGCATAACTCATCATTTGTTCAATTATTAATTAATATTCATCAATACACCATGACGAGCGAACTGGAGCGATACTACAGAATCTTAGAATTAGAGCCAGGGGCTACACTCGAACAAATAAACCAGGCTTATAAAGATTTAGTGTTTGTTTGGCATCCAGACCGTCTGCCTAAAGACAATCTGCGCTTGCAACACAAAGCCCAGGAAAAGCTGAAATTATTTAATGAAGCTCGTGATAAACTGCGATCTTTACGGGATAACCAGCCCACTCGCGCTTATTCTCCAGCACCTCAAGCCAATAAACCATCATCTACATACTCTTATCCACCACACACAACTTATCAACAACCACAGCCAAATTCAGATTTAAGCGGTAAAGATTTTAGTCGTGCTAATTTGAGTAACCGGGATTTATCAGGCAGAAATTTGAGCTATGCCAATCTAAGTGGGTCTAATCTTAGTGATACCTTTATGCACAAGGTGATTCTCAGAGGTGCGGATTTGTCAGAAGCTAATTTATTTAGAGCTAACTTACTCTTAGCGGATTTAAGAGATGCCAATTTACGCTCGGCTAATTTGATTGGTGCGGATCTTAGCGGTGCTGATTTGCGGGGCGCTGATTTGACAGGAGCGAGAATTCGTTCAGGCGATCGCCTGCTGGTAAAATTGATTGGAGCTAAATTAGCTGGAGCCATCATGCCTGATGGTATAATTCATACCTGAAAACAATCCCAAGAGGCAAGAGGCAAGAGGCAAGGGGCAAGAGGCAAGAGGCAAGGGGCAAGAGACAAGAGGCAAGAGGCAAGAGGCAAGAGGCAAGAGGTAAGAGGTAAGAGGTAAGAGGTAATAGGCAATAGGTAATAGGCAATAGGCAAGAGGCAAGAGTAAAGAAGTTTTCAGGGATTTTACGTTTCTTTACAGAGTTTGGTTTTTTTCCGTTCACCTACTTAGGGAACACCAAAAAATAAATTACCCAATTTTGTGGGATGGGCATCCTGCCCGTCCTTGATGATTAGCGGGCAATTCGTCCCGCACCACAAGAAATTTTTGGGTATTTTTTTAATTGGAAGTCCCTTAGGGCTTGCTGATAGCGCAGCGTGGCGTTAGCCATACTCCTGAATGGGCGCAGGCCCTGCGCCCCTACCTCCTAGCGTGGCGTTAGCCATACTCCTGACCTCACAGACAACTTTTTCAGCAAACCCTACTTAGTTATAGCCATTAAAATTAATAATATAGCCATAATCCATAATATGTGAGAGAATCTACTTCCTGCTCTTTGACTCCCGAAGTCAAGTTTACATACAAAATAGGAATGCTGTATT
The DNA window shown above is from Anabaena sp. WA102 and carries:
- a CDS encoding pentapeptide repeat-containing protein; the protein is MTSELERYYRILELEPGATLEQINQAYKDLVFVWHPDRLPKDNLRLQHKAQEKLKLFNEARDKLRSLRDNQPTRAYSPAPQANKPSSTYSYPPHTTYQQPQPNSDLSGKDFSRANLSNRDLSGRNLSYANLSGSNLSDTFMHKVILRGADLSEANLFRANLLLADLRDANLRSANLIGADLSGADLRGADLTGARIRSGDRLLVKLIGAKLAGAIMPDGIIHT